The sequence TATATCCATTGTGCCGAGGTACGTCATGTCAGTCAGGTAAACCTCAATGTTACTTAATATTTCCCAGGTGCGTGCATAGTGAAGTATTGTCTCGACCTCGACGAGGTCCTTTGGGAATATCTCGAACACGTCCATGCCCACGGTCAGTGGGTTGAACGTGGGTAGCACAATAATATTCGTGGAACCCGTGGCGCCTACTTCTGTATTGTACATGTTTTTCCCAAATACCGACTTATCAACGCGTATTTTGACTATGACGGGTGCTCTCATCACGTAGCCTGTCACGTCCTGAATAAGTATTGCTGGGTGGGTGTGCCCCATTATTATCACGTCCGCATTCACGAAATCCTCAACCCTAGGCTTTGAATTGCCATGGAGTAGGAGGAGGTTTTTACCATCTTTACTCCTTATCATGAAGCCCCTGGAGTCAACGAGGTAAATATTGGACTTCGCATCACTGCTGAGTACCAGGTCTAGGTTACCATCATGGTTACCCTTGACCAGGACCACCTTGTTAAACCGGCCACTAACCCTGT is a genomic window of Vulcanisaeta souniana JCM 11219 containing:
- a CDS encoding metallophosphoesterase family protein, producing MPINNAVSIEEFRGIAVDSEDGERWLLIADTHVGLEVELGKKGVRIPSQSARIAQLVLDFAEGTGATSLAILGDIKHEIASIVDSAREVRNFLNRVSGRFNKVVLVKGNHDGNLDLVLSSDAKSNIYLVDSRGFMIRSKDGKNLLLLHGNSKPRVEDFVNADVIIMGHTHPAILIQDVTGYVMRAPVIVKIRVDKSVFGKNMYNTEVGATGSTNIIVLPTFNPLTVGMDVFEIFPKDLVEVETILHYARTWEILSNIEVYLTDMTYLGTMDILARIREETGEGGYDFDWL